The following are encoded in a window of Candidatus Binataceae bacterium genomic DNA:
- a CDS encoding efflux RND transporter periplasmic adaptor subunit, protein MTIKSVSAACLALAIAAVLSACSHPATRATPPATPRVSVIHPQRGEMTLSIELPGDLVGFYEAALHSKVTGYLKSIAVDKGDEVKRGEVLAEIQVPELHSNLQHAQAHLVIEKLTYERIKRVQTSDPRLVSQEDVDMAYAQYQQAQAAVHTLQTMVGYTKIIAPFDGRITGRFVDPGALVRAGGGDFGVNETSALISPGATEGAGGHRIGGGPILTIAKTNRLRVYVYVPARWCRYIRRGTPATLTVDGMPGLSIKSSVTRYAGALDLTTRTMLAEVDIDNSDQALYPRMYAHVKLDLVSHPQALRLPISAVSQGRQSATVLVASKGAVTTRSVSTGLVEPNYIEITSGLSTDDLVVDPFNADLRDGQTVSYTQPNPLAGPPNRLATSK, encoded by the coding sequence ATGACTATCAAAAGCGTCAGCGCCGCGTGCCTGGCGCTGGCAATCGCGGCGGTGCTATCCGCATGCTCTCACCCCGCGACCCGGGCTACACCGCCGGCGACGCCTCGCGTCAGCGTGATTCATCCGCAGCGCGGCGAGATGACGCTGAGTATCGAACTGCCGGGCGATCTGGTGGGCTTTTATGAAGCTGCCTTGCACTCCAAGGTGACGGGCTATCTGAAGTCAATCGCGGTCGATAAGGGCGATGAGGTCAAGCGCGGTGAGGTGCTGGCCGAAATACAAGTCCCCGAACTCCATTCCAATCTTCAGCACGCTCAAGCGCACCTCGTGATCGAAAAGCTCACCTATGAGCGCATAAAGCGAGTTCAGACCTCCGATCCACGTCTGGTTTCTCAGGAAGACGTGGATATGGCTTATGCTCAGTACCAGCAAGCGCAGGCCGCCGTACATACTTTGCAAACCATGGTGGGCTATACCAAAATCATCGCGCCCTTCGATGGCCGAATCACCGGGCGCTTCGTGGACCCAGGCGCTTTGGTGCGCGCCGGAGGCGGCGATTTTGGAGTCAACGAAACCTCGGCCCTGATCTCTCCGGGCGCCACCGAGGGGGCAGGCGGCCATCGTATCGGTGGCGGGCCGATCCTGACTATCGCAAAGACCAATCGGTTGCGCGTTTACGTCTACGTACCTGCACGATGGTGCCGTTATATTCGCCGCGGCACGCCGGCCACCTTGACCGTGGACGGGATGCCCGGTCTGTCAATCAAAAGTTCGGTGACCCGTTATGCGGGCGCCCTGGATCTCACCACCCGCACCATGTTGGCCGAGGTTGATATCGACAATAGCGATCAGGCGCTTTATCCTCGCATGTACGCGCACGTCAAGCTCGATCTGGTTTCACATCCTCAGGCCCTGCGCCTTCCTATTTCCGCGGTGAGTCAAGGTCGCCAAAGCGCCACGGTCCTGGTGGCAAGCAAGGGCGCCGTGACGACGCGTTCGGTCTCGACTGGGCTGGTCGAGCCGAACTACATCGAGATTACCTCGGGCCTCTCAACCGACGATCTGGTCGTCGATCCCTTCAACGCCGACCTTAGAGACGGACAAACGGTAAGCTACACTCAGCCCAACCCACTGGCCGGACCGCCCAATCGCTTGGCGACAAGCAAATGA
- a CDS encoding efflux RND transporter permease subunit, with the protein MPGFSLRNPHLIIVAALLVVILGIMTLTQLPVDVFPRLYIKAAVVATFYPGFAPLAMEQDITSRYERFFTLGNGIEHIESRSIPGVSAITVYFHPEVDIGVGAANLATLAMGDLGLMPPGTLPPLVLEYNASSSIPVILVTVSGPYDETELQNEGRYNVRNFMATVSGASVPYPFGGKIRQIMVYLDRQKLQAKGITLDDVTSAVNSTNQILPAGDAKIGPYDWYIYSNAQIPGPKELNQVPVMIGPGQAPTYVGDVGKAEKAAEIQYNEVLIDGKPSVYIPIFKQTGANTLDVITGVKQAVRHVTGLPPNMKVGTLFSQEGTILEAVHALEHEAASGAILASLMILLFLGSLRSTFAIFLSIPLSILAGIVGLGLAHQTINLMTLGGFTLAIGRLIDDSTVVLENINRHLAMGKQPQAAAADGAGEVTYAVLASTISTIVVFLPVIFLYGVSKELFTALALAVFFSMAASYVVSMSIIPIYCARLLNPEEARQAAQREATGIDTRRGPLAAFDRGYNHFAERFASVLDRSLNHKLAVIVGTVVLFALSMLLFPRLGTRLFPETDPGKFVINITTPVGTRLELTDAVAKHINQIIHQVIPPHDLQNVIANLGVVANISALYTPNSGEDTGQIMVALRSSHVHSTQYYEQAVREALTRQIPDVKTFFSSGSIIDAVLDFGSLAPIDIQLSAPMTEDFKPMFNYARQINQRIEGLPEVGQVMLKQIADYPTVEIDVDRTKAARLGITERSVITNLITAINSNDMIKPSIWIDPRNGDDYYLSAQYFEENINSFQTLLDLPVGTRMGENYHDYNYRPARSRIDSASGHEESILLGEVASIKRTHYPAEADHYNIQRVVDVLVSPRTSDMGGTLDAVKRAIAGLKAPPAITTYFRGSVVNMQKTFASMESGFALAVLVVYLVGVAQGRSWLDPFIFLFSVPMGLIGVVWMLWATHTTVNIESMMGVIVMIGIVVSNAILLIDFANQRRLEGMPLRQAAVEAARIRMRPILMTSLATVAGLTPLAMKLEAGSAASAPLARAVIGGLSVSLVMTLFLVPSVWELFYSLKPAPAAAPPPAQANP; encoded by the coding sequence ATGCCAGGATTCTCACTGCGTAATCCGCATCTGATCATCGTGGCCGCCCTGCTGGTCGTGATCCTCGGGATCATGACCTTGACCCAACTGCCGGTGGACGTCTTTCCACGCCTGTACATCAAGGCGGCCGTGGTCGCCACCTTCTATCCAGGGTTCGCACCGTTGGCGATGGAACAGGATATCACCAGCCGTTATGAACGCTTCTTCACGCTTGGCAACGGCATCGAACATATCGAATCACGCTCGATTCCCGGGGTCAGCGCGATTACCGTTTACTTCCACCCCGAGGTCGATATCGGAGTGGGCGCCGCCAACCTGGCGACCCTGGCGATGGGGGATTTGGGATTGATGCCGCCCGGGACGCTACCCCCGCTGGTGCTTGAATACAACGCGTCGTCGTCGATTCCGGTAATTCTAGTGACGGTGTCCGGCCCGTACGATGAAACCGAATTACAGAATGAAGGGCGCTACAACGTGCGCAACTTCATGGCCACCGTCAGTGGGGCTTCGGTGCCCTATCCTTTTGGCGGCAAAATTCGCCAAATAATGGTTTACTTGGACCGCCAGAAGCTGCAAGCCAAGGGAATTACTCTGGACGACGTCACCAGCGCGGTCAACTCGACCAACCAGATTCTTCCGGCTGGAGACGCCAAAATCGGACCTTACGACTGGTACATCTATAGCAACGCGCAGATCCCCGGTCCCAAAGAGCTCAATCAAGTGCCGGTGATGATCGGCCCCGGCCAGGCGCCGACGTACGTGGGCGACGTGGGCAAAGCCGAAAAGGCCGCTGAAATCCAATATAACGAGGTATTGATCGACGGAAAGCCCTCCGTCTACATCCCGATCTTCAAGCAGACCGGCGCCAATACCTTGGACGTAATCACTGGGGTCAAGCAGGCAGTGCGTCACGTCACGGGGCTGCCCCCCAACATGAAAGTTGGCACCCTCTTCAGCCAAGAAGGAACCATCCTTGAGGCAGTGCATGCCCTGGAGCACGAGGCAGCCTCGGGTGCCATCCTGGCTTCCCTGATGATTTTGCTCTTCTTAGGCAGTCTGCGCTCCACTTTTGCCATTTTTCTGTCGATTCCGCTGTCGATTCTGGCTGGAATCGTCGGATTGGGATTGGCCCACCAAACCATCAACCTGATGACTCTGGGCGGCTTCACACTTGCTATCGGGCGGCTTATTGATGACTCCACGGTGGTCCTGGAGAACATCAATCGCCATCTCGCCATGGGCAAGCAACCGCAAGCCGCCGCGGCCGATGGAGCCGGCGAAGTAACCTACGCGGTCCTGGCCTCCACCATCAGCACCATCGTGGTCTTTCTCCCGGTGATTTTTCTGTATGGTGTGAGCAAGGAGCTGTTCACCGCGCTTGCGTTGGCGGTGTTTTTTTCAATGGCCGCTTCGTACGTAGTCTCGATGTCTATCATTCCCATCTACTGCGCGCGTCTACTTAATCCGGAGGAAGCGCGTCAAGCCGCCCAACGCGAAGCCACTGGCATCGACACCCGGCGCGGACCGCTGGCCGCCTTCGATCGCGGTTACAATCATTTCGCCGAGCGGTTTGCCAGCGTGCTTGATCGCTCGCTCAATCACAAGCTCGCCGTCATCGTGGGGACCGTCGTGCTTTTCGCGCTATCGATGTTGCTGTTTCCTCGCCTGGGGACCCGGCTCTTTCCCGAGACTGATCCCGGCAAATTCGTAATCAACATCACCACCCCGGTGGGCACCCGCCTCGAATTGACAGATGCGGTTGCAAAACATATCAACCAAATAATCCACCAGGTCATTCCACCTCATGACCTGCAAAACGTAATCGCCAACCTCGGGGTAGTAGCCAACATTTCGGCGCTATATACCCCCAATTCCGGCGAGGACACCGGGCAAATCATGGTGGCCCTGCGCAGCTCTCACGTCCATTCCACGCAGTACTACGAACAAGCCGTGAGAGAGGCACTAACTCGCCAAATTCCCGACGTCAAAACCTTTTTCAGCTCCGGCAGCATCATCGATGCCGTACTTGATTTTGGTTCGCTTGCTCCCATCGACATCCAACTCAGCGCCCCGATGACCGAAGACTTCAAACCGATGTTCAACTATGCTCGTCAGATCAACCAGCGCATCGAAGGACTGCCCGAGGTCGGGCAGGTAATGCTCAAGCAGATCGCGGACTATCCAACCGTCGAAATAGACGTGGACCGCACCAAGGCCGCACGCCTGGGTATCACCGAGCGCTCGGTGATTACCAATCTGATCACCGCCATCAACAGCAACGATATGATCAAGCCCTCGATCTGGATCGACCCTCGCAACGGCGACGATTACTATTTGAGCGCTCAATATTTCGAAGAGAACATCAATTCCTTTCAGACTTTGCTCGATCTACCGGTCGGGACGCGGATGGGCGAGAATTATCACGACTATAACTATCGCCCTGCCCGCTCGCGGATTGACTCCGCCTCCGGCCACGAGGAATCCATACTTCTGGGAGAGGTGGCCAGCATCAAGCGGACGCATTATCCGGCCGAGGCCGATCACTACAACATCCAGCGAGTGGTCGACGTGCTGGTTTCGCCGCGCACCAGTGATATGGGTGGCACTCTTGACGCCGTCAAGCGAGCGATTGCCGGTCTGAAAGCGCCACCCGCAATCACGACGTATTTTCGCGGCTCGGTGGTCAACATGCAAAAGACCTTCGCGAGCATGGAAAGCGGATTTGCGTTGGCGGTGCTGGTGGTTTATCTGGTCGGAGTAGCCCAAGGCCGTTCCTGGCTTGACCCTTTCATCTTTTTGTTTTCCGTGCCCATGGGCTTGATCGGAGTAGTTTGGATGCTCTGGGCAACCCATACCACGGTGAATATCGAGTCGATGATGGGTGTGATCGTGATGATCGGGATCGTGGTATCCAACGCGATTTTGCTGATCGATTTCGCCAACCAACGCCGCCTCGAGGGAATGCCTCTGCGTCAGGCCGCGGTCGAGGCGGCGCGGATCAGGATGCGACCGATCTTGATGACCTCCTTGGCCACGGTGGCCGGCTTGACTCCATTGGCGATGAAACTGGAGGCTGGAAGCGCGGCTTCCGCACCGCTGGCGCGCGCGGTCATCGGCGGGCTCAGCGTCTCGCTGGTGATGACCTTGTTTTTGGTGCCCAGCGTGTGGGAGCTGTTTTATTCCCTCAAACCGGCGCCTGCGGCCGCCCCGCCGCCCGCGCAAGCCAATCCATAA